In a genomic window of Paraburkholderia phenazinium:
- a CDS encoding DHA2 family efflux MFS transporter permease subunit, with protein sequence MTPGKMAVTPSESVSLRTWIVVLGGVFGCFMAGMNVHVTNASLPDIRGSLGASFEEGSWITTAYLVAEIIVIPLTGWLVQVFTIRRVLLVGASGFLVFSLACSLAPSIDAMIVARALQGAFGGVLIPLSFQLIVTELPSSRHPLGMALFAIANNVAQAAGPSMGGYLTDMYSWRWIFYLQIPPTLVLLAAIGWSIKPLPMNLAKLRNADWLGIGTMAVGLSALQIALEEGGRKDWFSSTFIVDTLIVAVAGLAAFAIIQLRRADPFINLRLLGRYNFGIASLMQFLFGAVVFGVVFLVPNYFAQLQGYSARDIGLAMIPYGLVQFVMSFLTPPLMRRTSARTTIILGFALVAAGCLMNIHLDADAAGNVVIPSLIVRGVGQSLVVIALSVMAVDGLERSQLGSASGLFTMVRNVGGAIGIAVASQIVVEREKLHAMRIGESVTPFSPAFQERVADLVRLLTRSHVARADALPKSDLSGVRELALGIINQTVGREALLMAYSDTFLIAGVAMLGCTLAAFVLRTTRQTG encoded by the coding sequence ATGACGCCCGGCAAGATGGCAGTCACACCTTCTGAAAGCGTCTCGCTGCGTACATGGATCGTCGTGCTTGGCGGCGTATTCGGCTGCTTCATGGCCGGCATGAATGTCCACGTGACCAACGCATCGCTGCCCGACATTCGCGGCTCGCTCGGCGCCAGCTTCGAAGAAGGCTCATGGATCACGACCGCCTATCTGGTGGCGGAAATCATCGTTATTCCGCTGACCGGCTGGCTGGTGCAGGTGTTTACGATACGCCGCGTGCTTCTGGTGGGCGCAAGCGGTTTCCTCGTGTTTTCGCTTGCATGCTCGCTCGCCCCCAGCATCGACGCCATGATCGTGGCGCGCGCCCTCCAGGGCGCGTTTGGTGGTGTGCTGATTCCCCTCTCGTTCCAGCTTATCGTCACCGAATTACCAAGCTCGCGACATCCGCTCGGCATGGCGCTCTTCGCGATCGCCAACAACGTCGCGCAGGCCGCCGGCCCCTCCATGGGCGGCTACCTGACCGATATGTATTCGTGGCGCTGGATTTTCTATTTGCAGATTCCGCCGACGCTTGTGCTGCTCGCTGCAATCGGCTGGTCGATCAAGCCGCTGCCGATGAATCTCGCGAAGTTGCGTAACGCGGACTGGTTGGGTATCGGGACGATGGCGGTCGGCCTGAGCGCGCTGCAGATCGCGCTCGAAGAAGGCGGACGCAAGGACTGGTTCTCCTCGACGTTTATCGTCGACACGCTGATCGTCGCGGTAGCGGGGCTCGCCGCGTTCGCGATCATCCAGTTACGCCGGGCGGATCCCTTCATCAATCTGCGGCTGCTGGGACGCTACAACTTCGGCATCGCGAGCCTGATGCAGTTTCTGTTCGGCGCCGTCGTGTTCGGTGTGGTGTTCCTCGTGCCTAACTATTTCGCACAACTGCAGGGTTATAGCGCGCGTGATATCGGCCTTGCGATGATTCCGTACGGGCTTGTGCAGTTCGTGATGTCGTTCCTGACGCCGCCGCTGATGCGCCGCACCAGCGCGCGTACGACGATCATTCTCGGCTTCGCGCTGGTCGCGGCGGGTTGCCTGATGAACATCCATCTCGATGCGGACGCTGCCGGGAATGTCGTCATACCGTCGTTGATCGTGCGTGGCGTCGGCCAGTCGCTGGTGGTGATCGCGCTGTCCGTGATGGCCGTCGACGGCCTGGAACGAAGCCAGCTCGGCTCCGCTTCCGGGCTGTTCACCATGGTGCGCAACGTAGGCGGCGCGATTGGCATTGCGGTGGCGAGCCAGATCGTGGTGGAGCGTGAGAAGTTACACGCGATGCGGATCGGCGAATCGGTCACGCCGTTCTCGCCGGCGTTTCAGGAGCGCGTCGCCGATCTCGTGCGGCTGCTGACACGCAGTCACGTGGCGAGAGCTGACGCGCTGCCGAAGAGCGATTTGAGTGGCGTACGCGAACTGGCGCTCGGCATCATCAATCAGACCGTCGGACGCGAGGCGCTATTGATGGCCTATAGCGACACGTTCCTGATTGCGGGCGTCGCGATGCTCGGATGCACACTTGCAGCGTTCGTGCTGCGTACGACCCGGCAGACCGGCTGA
- a CDS encoding HlyD family secretion protein, producing the protein MSTTVVPGKRAIPGRKHWLAAGAAIVAVVAVVAGVRWWTVGRFIESTDDAYVRADVVTLSSHVPGYVSTVAVEDNQKVQAGDVLVRIDDRDYQAKVTRAEAAVDAALATIRAEEAGVASLDAQTTQQGSLIAQAQADASGAKADAVRRDADAARYRELYAQQASSGQRWEQAQADALKADAALAKASAAVETQRDQQDVLRKRRGQSLAAIEQAKAQLSEARAALALAQIDLQNTVIRAPRAGEVGQRTVRAGQYVETGMPLLAVVPLDDVYVVANFKETQLGDMQPGQPVEIDVDAYSGRTLHGKVTSIAPGSGAEFALLPPDNATGNFTKVVQRVPVKIHVDASHADAVRLRAGLSVVVKVDTRGANGALPS; encoded by the coding sequence ATGAGCACCACTGTCGTTCCGGGAAAGCGCGCGATACCCGGCAGAAAACACTGGCTCGCGGCCGGCGCCGCGATCGTCGCCGTGGTGGCGGTCGTAGCGGGCGTCCGCTGGTGGACCGTCGGGCGTTTTATCGAAAGCACCGATGACGCGTATGTGCGCGCCGACGTTGTGACGCTGAGCTCGCACGTGCCGGGCTATGTCAGCACGGTGGCGGTCGAAGACAACCAGAAAGTGCAGGCCGGCGACGTGCTGGTGCGCATCGACGACCGCGACTACCAGGCGAAAGTGACGCGTGCAGAAGCGGCGGTCGATGCCGCGTTAGCGACGATTCGCGCCGAGGAAGCGGGCGTCGCGAGTCTCGACGCGCAGACCACCCAGCAAGGCAGCCTGATTGCGCAAGCGCAGGCCGACGCAAGCGGCGCCAAGGCGGACGCGGTGCGCCGCGACGCAGATGCGGCTCGCTACCGCGAGTTGTATGCGCAACAGGCATCGAGCGGACAACGCTGGGAGCAGGCGCAGGCCGATGCGCTAAAAGCGGATGCGGCGTTGGCGAAGGCGAGCGCCGCTGTAGAGACGCAGCGCGACCAACAGGACGTATTGCGCAAGCGCCGCGGGCAGAGCCTCGCTGCGATCGAGCAGGCGAAGGCGCAGTTGAGCGAGGCGCGCGCCGCCCTCGCCCTTGCGCAGATCGATCTGCAAAACACGGTGATCCGCGCGCCGCGCGCCGGCGAGGTCGGCCAACGCACCGTGCGGGCAGGACAGTATGTCGAGACCGGCATGCCGCTGTTGGCCGTGGTGCCGCTCGACGATGTGTACGTCGTGGCCAATTTCAAGGAAACCCAGCTCGGCGACATGCAGCCGGGCCAGCCCGTCGAAATCGATGTCGACGCGTATTCGGGCCGTACGCTGCACGGCAAGGTGACCAGCATTGCGCCGGGTTCAGGCGCCGAGTTTGCGCTGCTGCCGCCGGACAACGCGACCGGTAACTTCACGAAAGTCGTGCAACGCGTGCCCGTCAAGATTCACGTGGATGCGTCACATGCGGATGCTGTTAGGCTGCGCGCAGGCTTGTCCGTCGTCGTCAAGGTCGATACGCGCGGCGCGAACGGCGCGCTGCCATCATGA
- a CDS encoding efflux transporter outer membrane subunit — translation MAHFRSWRSFKPAVRHLGDALRMTCLGVLASVATGCTVGAPYREPAVPDAASRPFVSTTAARVSTDPAADRWWQLYRDPVLNGLVEEALSQNRDLAVAAAHLERAQAVLNEAGAARLPDTAVALGGNYGKQSSDQIVAAADHRSAPTRWAYAPSLAISWEVDLWGRVRQLVASAQADADATQAARDALRVAVAAGTTDAYAHACSYGEQIEVAQRSLAIADRVAQLTQLQRAQGLVSELEVVRAQAFVDDTRATLPTLQGKRRAALYELAVLTGRAPADFPEQAAQCVAAPVIATPFPVGDGAALLKRRPDLREAERHLAAASARVGVATAELYPSVVLGGSVNWLSTSGSLASLGNEYAVAWGIGPLISWHFPNMAVSRAKLAQAQADSAAALASFDASVLNALKETEQALTLYGAEWDRHRALQQAREQHARAFDLAELNYKAGALDFLDVLDAERELVTTDAALAASTEQISSDQIAVFKALGGGWQR, via the coding sequence ATGGCACATTTCCGCTCATGGCGTTCCTTCAAACCGGCTGTACGACACCTTGGCGATGCGCTGCGCATGACGTGCCTCGGCGTGCTCGCGAGCGTGGCGACAGGCTGCACAGTCGGCGCGCCATACCGCGAACCGGCCGTACCGGATGCCGCGAGCCGGCCGTTCGTGTCTACCACGGCAGCGCGGGTCTCGACCGACCCCGCCGCGGACCGGTGGTGGCAGCTCTATCGCGATCCGGTGCTGAACGGCCTCGTTGAGGAGGCGCTCTCGCAGAACCGGGATCTGGCCGTCGCGGCAGCGCATCTGGAACGTGCACAAGCGGTATTGAATGAAGCGGGCGCGGCTCGCTTGCCCGATACGGCGGTCGCGTTAGGCGGCAACTACGGCAAGCAGAGTTCCGACCAGATCGTCGCCGCGGCGGATCACCGAAGCGCGCCAACACGTTGGGCCTATGCGCCATCGCTGGCGATCTCCTGGGAAGTCGACCTGTGGGGTCGAGTGCGCCAGCTGGTTGCCTCCGCGCAGGCCGACGCCGACGCCACGCAGGCCGCCCGCGACGCGCTGCGGGTCGCCGTCGCCGCCGGGACGACGGACGCCTATGCGCATGCCTGCAGCTATGGCGAGCAGATCGAGGTTGCGCAACGCTCGCTTGCGATCGCTGACCGCGTGGCTCAACTGACACAGCTTCAGCGTGCGCAAGGGCTCGTCTCGGAACTCGAGGTGGTGCGTGCGCAGGCGTTTGTCGACGACACGCGCGCCACGCTGCCTACCCTGCAGGGCAAGCGGCGGGCAGCCCTGTACGAGCTCGCCGTGCTGACCGGTCGCGCGCCGGCGGATTTTCCCGAGCAAGCCGCGCAGTGTGTCGCCGCACCGGTGATCGCCACGCCGTTCCCGGTTGGCGACGGAGCTGCGCTTCTCAAGCGTCGTCCCGACTTACGTGAGGCCGAACGGCATCTTGCCGCGGCCAGCGCGCGGGTTGGGGTTGCGACCGCGGAGTTGTATCCGTCGGTGGTGCTCGGCGGTTCGGTGAACTGGCTGTCGACGAGCGGCAGTCTTGCCTCGCTCGGTAACGAATATGCCGTCGCGTGGGGTATCGGCCCGCTGATTAGCTGGCATTTCCCGAACATGGCGGTAAGCCGCGCGAAGCTCGCACAGGCGCAAGCCGACAGCGCCGCGGCGCTCGCGTCGTTCGACGCGAGCGTCTTGAACGCGCTGAAGGAAACCGAACAGGCGCTCACGTTGTACGGCGCGGAGTGGGACCGGCATCGCGCGCTGCAGCAGGCACGCGAGCAACATGCCCGCGCGTTCGATCTGGCCGAGCTGAACTACAAAGCCGGTGCGCTTGATTTCCTCGATGTGCTCGATGCCGAGCGCGAACTAGTCACGACCGACGCTGCGCTTGCTGCGTCGACGGAGCAGATTTCGTCCGACCAGATCGCCGTATTCAAGGCGTTGGGCGGTGGCTGGCAGCGTTGA
- a CDS encoding AraC family transcriptional regulator translates to MDFPSTDIDLMEQASLVAVIATDPPARTAFPLHSHRQGQLIHAISGVMIVCSEGGSWVVPTGRAVWVPGGTRHEIQTAGEVQMRTVFVEPGVRAGLPDACRVIGVSTLLRELIVTAAKIDEYAANSPRAHRIMGLILDEIEIAPALSLHVPMPRHPALVELCTQLINQPSLQVTLAHWADEAHMNERTLARTFRRETGMTQGAWCRHARLLLSLPRLAAGASILELALEHGYESPSAFAAMFRKALGVPPSEYFRKS, encoded by the coding sequence ATGGACTTCCCTTCGACGGACATCGATCTGATGGAGCAAGCCTCCCTCGTCGCGGTCATCGCCACCGATCCTCCGGCGCGCACCGCATTCCCCCTGCACTCGCACCGGCAGGGGCAACTGATTCACGCCATCTCCGGTGTGATGATCGTGTGCTCGGAAGGCGGCAGTTGGGTCGTGCCGACCGGGCGCGCGGTGTGGGTGCCGGGAGGCACGCGGCACGAAATTCAGACCGCCGGCGAAGTGCAGATGCGCACCGTCTTCGTGGAGCCGGGCGTGCGCGCCGGCTTGCCGGATGCGTGCCGCGTCATCGGCGTGAGTACGCTGCTGCGCGAATTGATCGTGACGGCGGCCAAAATAGACGAGTACGCGGCCAATAGCCCGCGCGCGCACCGCATCATGGGGCTGATCCTCGACGAGATTGAGATCGCACCGGCCTTATCGCTGCACGTGCCCATGCCGCGGCATCCCGCGCTGGTCGAGTTGTGCACGCAGTTGATCAATCAACCTTCGCTGCAGGTGACGCTCGCACATTGGGCGGACGAGGCGCATATGAACGAGCGCACGCTGGCGCGCACCTTCAGGCGCGAAACCGGCATGACCCAGGGCGCATGGTGCCGGCATGCGCGATTGCTGCTGAGCCTGCCGCGCCTCGCGGCGGGCGCGTCGATTCTCGAGCTCGCACTCGAGCATGGCTACGAGAGCCCGAGCGCGTTTGCCGCCATGTTTCGCAAGGCGCTCGGCGTGCCGCCGAGCGAATATTTCCGCAAGTCCTGA
- a CDS encoding LysR family transcriptional regulator: MDLIQCMRVFVALTDAGSFTTTAEQLRLSAPQVSRAVTWLENHLGTRLLNRTTRSMALTEAGEQYRIRTREILHALDASEREAKGSVLHPRGRLRVHCSASLANHFVIPLAAQFQARYNNVSVDLTLAPKMPDLIRDGYDVALVAMDSLRSSDLIAISVGRMDSILCAAPAYIAEHGLPQVPAALEQHRCLQLVAPAYEDRIWKFESETGCEIVTLDPAFTVDVGASLAIAVKAGMGIGLLPHFVVADDLQSGALVRVLPRYRLNSIEVFLVYASRRYLDAKIRAWIDFMKTQLRLALSASSPRETASPRLRHSARDLTETS, translated from the coding sequence ATGGATCTGATTCAATGCATGCGGGTCTTCGTCGCCTTGACCGACGCCGGCAGTTTCACCACTACCGCGGAACAGCTTAGACTCTCGGCGCCGCAGGTCAGCCGGGCGGTCACATGGCTGGAAAACCATCTCGGTACGCGTCTGCTGAATCGCACCACGCGTTCAATGGCTCTGACCGAGGCCGGCGAGCAGTACCGCATCCGCACGCGCGAAATTTTGCATGCGCTGGATGCGTCGGAACGCGAAGCGAAGGGTTCGGTTCTGCATCCGCGCGGCCGCTTGCGCGTGCACTGCAGCGCGAGTCTCGCGAACCACTTCGTGATTCCGCTCGCCGCGCAATTTCAGGCACGCTACAACAACGTCAGCGTCGATCTCACGCTGGCGCCGAAGATGCCCGACCTGATTCGCGACGGCTACGACGTTGCGCTGGTCGCGATGGACAGCCTGCGTTCATCCGATCTGATCGCGATCAGCGTAGGGCGCATGGATAGCATACTGTGCGCAGCGCCGGCGTACATTGCCGAACACGGCTTGCCGCAAGTGCCCGCCGCGCTCGAACAGCACCGCTGCCTGCAACTGGTGGCGCCGGCCTATGAGGACAGGATCTGGAAGTTCGAAAGCGAAACGGGTTGCGAGATCGTGACGCTCGATCCCGCGTTCACGGTCGACGTCGGCGCATCGCTCGCAATCGCGGTCAAGGCAGGAATGGGAATCGGCCTGCTGCCGCACTTCGTGGTGGCCGACGATCTGCAGTCGGGCGCGCTGGTGCGCGTGCTTCCCAGATATCGCCTCAACAGCATCGAGGTTTTTCTGGTCTATGCCTCGCGCCGGTATCTCGATGCGAAGATTCGCGCGTGGATCGATTTCATGAAGACGCAGTTGCGCCTTGCGCTGTCAGCGAGCTCGCCCCGTGAGACCGCGTCCCCTCGTCTGCGCCACAGCGCGCGCGATCTGACGGAAACGTCGTGA
- a CDS encoding SRPBCC family protein, whose amino-acid sequence MLQKANPALHPATLIYAPATPILTGRAELDVSARAAWQVVGDFAGFAQFITGLERTEMTGSGVRSLRKKLFADGSIVVEQLNTHDDDAMVMTWSLIYTTFDIGNLWASMRAEPRGENACTVTWDIAGEPWAGGTGSQPEFEAFVTGFLDMAMTNLRNLFNTR is encoded by the coding sequence ATGCTGCAAAAAGCCAATCCCGCGCTGCATCCCGCCACTCTGATTTACGCACCGGCTACACCGATCCTGACGGGCCGTGCCGAACTCGACGTCTCCGCACGTGCCGCATGGCAGGTGGTCGGCGATTTTGCCGGCTTTGCCCAATTCATCACGGGGCTCGAACGCACCGAGATGACGGGTAGCGGCGTGCGCTCGCTGCGCAAGAAGCTGTTTGCCGACGGCAGCATCGTTGTCGAGCAATTGAACACGCACGACGACGACGCCATGGTGATGACGTGGAGCCTGATTTACACGACATTCGATATCGGCAACCTGTGGGCCTCGATGCGTGCCGAGCCGCGCGGCGAAAACGCGTGCACGGTGACGTGGGACATCGCGGGCGAGCCGTGGGCGGGCGGTACTGGCAGCCAGCCCGAATTCGAAGCGTTCGTGACGGGCTTCCTCGACATGGCCATGACGAATCTGCGCAACCTGTTCAACACCAGGTAA
- a CDS encoding amino acid adenylation domain-containing protein has product MKAITIAISGQTPLAASIAAELHEIGHTVSVADNQAGPLRDVADALGLVASPDCVASAPVAWRIVCEAHAADGCEARDAAARVLRFVALAEQVPPQRVRLEWHLLHAPDDWRVAATQTVEFDAPVCGADLVGEIEHGALQLLTDVVNRIARDLFDDTPHPPVDNGYAQPLDLAALARWHASNETHRHYACEPSLPEMVARATQATPGATALIDADGSLDYQALLTRAARFAHALHSGSHGMPPKVVAVCLPKSAALYTAMLGILGSGAACVPLDPAFPPERIRLILQESGAQGLVSDASFEAAALEGMGIRLIDAPQPNTDATLPSPLWPIELDAQRASRCAIAIYTSGSTGVPKGVMLSHGNLVHFCHWYRDHCALDASTRALQFSTIAFDASLLDIFPTWLAGGTLIVPTETQRRELDALQALVDAQRVTHAFLPPALLAALPDSAWPSLRHLVTGGDVCDPDTIARWSAGRQFHNIYGPTECTVLATTSRLEAGSNNRRIGRPIANVRCYVLDDNGRPVCTGQAGELHIAGAGVGMGYLGQPVLSAERFVAEPGGDATMYCTGDIVQWDVDGSLLYIGRRDKQIKIRGFRVELGEVENAVLDTQLYRQCAAIADERKRIRVFVAKPAHASGNAEALRTALAASLPDYMMPFDIAELEILPATPNGKIDRAALACLPLSRACATGGDACEPRTATERHLRNLWAQLLDLDAAEIGRQDSFFELGGHSLLVSRLMLAVKRELAGNAPLGRFMEQPTIEALASLLTDDDLQRGDRIPARVHEDRHLPRDIQPQSTRDEETGRGAVLLTGANGFLGTFILHELIAKTDGPIYCVVRAHSVAEAHHRLDDAVIVNGMEHLCGHPRIRILLGDLAKPRLGLAEDVWQRLAGEIGTIYHNGAHVNHVYDYPFLYDENVGSTLALLRLACEGRRKALHYISTLSAASTTDARGNVLEAPPGTNAPVFVNNGYNLTKWVSEHLVWEAVQRGIDATILRPGNITGHAQTGLCQPGRNRILLLVKGSVQLGFAPGGEAQFDLSPVDFLARAIVGCTLDPRRSERVFHLHNPRPLTWNGYLQALARLGYPLVLEDAATWRNRLLSIDEANALFDVVAFYLDDRQDDIGDMSVIDHARSAATLARLGIAYPEKDERLLGQHFRYLIDCGFLPPPDPHTPMVDRAPRAADPHDAEPAW; this is encoded by the coding sequence ATGAAAGCGATAACGATTGCGATCAGCGGCCAGACGCCGCTGGCGGCCAGTATCGCGGCCGAACTCCATGAGATCGGGCATACGGTTAGCGTTGCCGATAACCAGGCCGGTCCGCTGCGCGATGTGGCCGATGCACTGGGCCTTGTCGCGTCGCCGGACTGCGTTGCTTCGGCGCCGGTCGCATGGCGGATTGTCTGCGAGGCCCATGCTGCCGATGGATGCGAGGCTCGCGACGCGGCGGCACGCGTGCTCCGTTTTGTCGCGCTTGCGGAGCAGGTTCCGCCGCAGCGCGTGCGGCTCGAATGGCATCTGCTGCATGCGCCGGATGACTGGCGCGTCGCGGCCACGCAGACTGTCGAGTTCGATGCGCCGGTATGCGGCGCCGATCTGGTCGGCGAGATCGAGCATGGCGCGCTGCAGTTGCTCACCGATGTGGTCAACCGCATTGCGCGCGACCTGTTCGACGATACGCCGCATCCGCCCGTCGACAACGGCTATGCGCAGCCGCTCGATCTCGCCGCGCTCGCGCGCTGGCATGCGTCGAATGAGACGCACCGTCACTACGCGTGTGAGCCGTCGTTGCCGGAGATGGTAGCGCGGGCCACTCAGGCCACACCCGGCGCGACTGCCTTGATCGACGCGGACGGTTCGCTCGACTACCAGGCTCTGCTGACCCGCGCGGCGCGCTTCGCCCATGCGCTGCACTCCGGCTCGCATGGCATGCCGCCGAAGGTCGTGGCGGTGTGCCTGCCGAAGTCAGCGGCACTCTATACGGCGATGCTCGGCATCCTCGGCTCGGGCGCCGCCTGCGTGCCGCTCGATCCGGCGTTTCCGCCGGAACGCATCCGCCTGATCCTCCAGGAATCGGGTGCACAAGGGCTGGTCAGCGACGCGTCGTTTGAGGCCGCGGCGCTCGAGGGCATGGGGATTCGCCTGATCGACGCGCCGCAGCCGAACACCGATGCCACGCTGCCGTCGCCTCTGTGGCCCATCGAGCTCGATGCGCAGCGGGCGTCGCGATGCGCGATTGCGATCTACACGTCCGGTTCAACCGGCGTGCCGAAGGGCGTGATGTTGTCGCATGGGAACCTGGTGCATTTTTGCCACTGGTACCGCGACCACTGCGCGCTGGATGCAAGCACACGCGCGCTGCAGTTTTCGACCATTGCGTTCGATGCCTCGTTGCTCGATATCTTTCCGACATGGCTCGCCGGCGGTACGCTCATTGTGCCGACGGAAACGCAGCGCCGCGAACTGGATGCGCTGCAGGCGCTGGTCGACGCGCAGCGCGTGACGCATGCTTTCCTGCCGCCCGCGCTGCTCGCCGCACTGCCCGACAGCGCATGGCCCAGCTTGCGGCATCTGGTGACGGGCGGCGACGTCTGCGATCCGGATACGATCGCCCGCTGGAGCGCAGGCCGGCAGTTCCACAATATCTACGGCCCAACCGAGTGCACGGTGCTGGCGACCACGTCGCGTCTGGAGGCCGGCAGCAATAACCGGCGAATCGGTCGGCCCATTGCGAACGTTCGCTGCTATGTGCTCGACGACAACGGCCGGCCTGTGTGCACCGGCCAGGCCGGCGAACTCCATATTGCGGGGGCGGGTGTCGGCATGGGCTACCTCGGGCAACCGGTGCTCAGCGCCGAACGCTTTGTGGCCGAACCGGGGGGCGACGCGACGATGTACTGCACGGGCGACATCGTGCAATGGGACGTCGACGGTAGCCTCCTGTATATCGGCAGGCGCGACAAGCAGATCAAGATTCGCGGCTTTCGCGTCGAACTGGGGGAAGTCGAAAATGCGGTGCTGGACACGCAGTTGTATCGGCAGTGCGCGGCCATCGCCGACGAACGCAAGCGCATTCGCGTGTTCGTCGCGAAGCCTGCCCACGCAAGCGGGAATGCCGAAGCGCTGCGTACCGCGCTCGCCGCGTCATTGCCGGACTACATGATGCCGTTCGACATCGCCGAGCTGGAGATCTTGCCCGCCACGCCCAACGGCAAGATCGACCGTGCCGCGCTTGCCTGCCTGCCGTTAAGCCGCGCGTGCGCGACGGGCGGCGATGCCTGTGAGCCGCGCACGGCGACAGAACGTCATCTGCGCAACCTGTGGGCGCAATTGCTCGATCTCGATGCAGCCGAGATCGGCCGGCAGGATTCGTTCTTCGAACTGGGCGGCCACTCGCTGCTGGTCTCACGGTTGATGCTGGCGGTCAAGCGCGAACTCGCCGGCAACGCGCCGCTGGGGCGTTTCATGGAGCAGCCCACTATCGAGGCGCTCGCATCGCTGCTGACCGACGACGACCTGCAGCGGGGCGATCGCATCCCGGCGCGGGTGCACGAAGACCGGCACCTGCCGCGCGATATCCAGCCGCAATCCACGCGCGATGAGGAAACGGGGCGTGGCGCCGTGCTGTTGACAGGTGCGAACGGCTTTCTCGGTACCTTCATCCTGCATGAACTGATCGCGAAAACGGACGGCCCGATCTATTGCGTCGTGCGGGCGCATAGCGTGGCCGAAGCGCATCACCGGCTCGACGATGCGGTGATCGTCAATGGCATGGAGCACCTGTGCGGCCATCCGCGCATCCGTATTCTGCTCGGCGACCTGGCGAAGCCTCGCCTCGGTCTCGCCGAAGACGTCTGGCAACGACTGGCCGGCGAGATTGGCACGATCTACCACAACGGCGCGCACGTCAATCACGTCTACGACTACCCGTTCCTCTACGACGAGAATGTCGGCTCGACGCTCGCGTTGCTGCGTCTCGCCTGCGAAGGACGCCGCAAGGCGTTGCATTACATATCGACGCTCTCGGCAGCCAGCACAACCGATGCGCGTGGCAACGTGCTCGAAGCGCCGCCGGGGACGAATGCACCCGTGTTCGTCAATAACGGGTACAACCTGACCAAGTGGGTTTCGGAGCACCTCGTCTGGGAGGCGGTGCAACGCGGCATCGATGCGACGATCCTGCGGCCCGGCAATATCACCGGACATGCACAGACCGGCCTGTGCCAGCCGGGACGCAACCGCATCCTGCTGCTCGTCAAAGGCTCGGTGCAACTGGGTTTTGCGCCGGGTGGCGAGGCGCAGTTCGATTTGAGTCCGGTGGACTTTCTTGCCCGCGCGATTGTCGGCTGTACGCTCGACCCGCGCCGCAGCGAGCGCGTGTTCCATCTGCACAATCCCCGGCCCCTGACATGGAACGGCTATCTGCAGGCACTCGCACGCCTTGGCTATCCGCTCGTGCTGGAGGACGCCGCGACATGGCGTAACCGTCTACTGTCGATCGACGAAGCGAACGCGCTGTTCGACGTCGTAGCGTTCTACCTCGACGACCGTCAGGACGACATCGGCGATATGTCCGTCATCGATCATGCGCGGAGTGCGGCGACGCTCGCGCGTCTCGGCATCGCCTATCCGGAGAAGGACGAACGCCTGCTCGGCCAGCACTTCCGCTATCTGATCGATTGCGGCTTCCTGCCGCCGCCTGACCCGCACACGCCCATGGTGGACCGCGCCCCGCGCGCGGCCGACCCGCACGACGCCGAACCCGCGTGGTAA